A window of the Tunturibacter empetritectus genome harbors these coding sequences:
- a CDS encoding protein-disulfide reductase DsbD family protein, whose amino-acid sequence MNNVRKLSAFLLFACASLLFKPAHAQLQVVGDGGPGPVKAQHLTAELVSLSPSIAPGGTLQVGLVLTLEEHWHVYWINAGDSGEPPKITWTLPEGITAGPMLFPIPSRLPLGPLMDFGYEDEVAFPVQLTSASSLKPGPIHLDAKINWLVCREVCIPGKAHLGLNLNVVAGDGTSSAPAEPVGAVGEALGLIPKPLPADAKLTITGGKTDFVLNLVTGGRETNAEFYPSDQDQIANAAPQQIEPTSDGVRLRVRRSEDLKTLPAQLHGVLKLSDTDAYEITAPVTPGEVAAAPGSKLPGAPATSSVTTLSAIGLAFVGGIILNLMPCVFPVLFLKGLALVQSSGEERSRLRSHGIVYTLGILVSFWIIVAALLILRATGTQAGWGFQLQSPTFIAVLAAGLFFFALSLAGQFDLGLSLTSVGGGLAQKQGYTGSFFTGVLATIVATPCTAPLMGAAIGFALAQPAGVTFAVFTALGLGLATPYLLLSFQPAWTRILPRPGAWMEILKQLTAVPLFGTAIWLAWVYGNLHSGNSQGVDHVARLLWCFLALAIAGWALGKWPASWKSAIAALLIAALGLAIPLYQPKDTTLVWAPYSQQALDQARAAGHPVFIDFTAAWCLSCQVNERVVLKSAEVQHEFNKNKVTLLKADWTQYDPEITKQLASVNRSGVPTYVIYPAMKNSSADVLPELLTKDIVLTALEKDVSR is encoded by the coding sequence ATGAATAACGTACGCAAACTCTCCGCCTTCCTGCTCTTCGCCTGCGCCTCCTTGCTTTTCAAGCCCGCGCACGCCCAGCTTCAGGTCGTCGGTGACGGCGGCCCCGGCCCTGTCAAAGCCCAGCATCTCACCGCCGAACTCGTCTCTCTCTCCCCGAGCATCGCCCCCGGCGGCACTCTCCAGGTCGGCCTCGTCCTCACCCTCGAAGAGCACTGGCACGTCTACTGGATCAACGCCGGCGACTCCGGCGAACCACCCAAGATAACCTGGACCCTCCCCGAAGGCATCACCGCTGGCCCCATGCTCTTTCCCATCCCCAGCCGCCTCCCGCTCGGTCCGCTCATGGACTTCGGCTACGAAGACGAGGTAGCCTTCCCCGTCCAACTCACCTCCGCCAGCAGCCTCAAGCCCGGCCCCATCCACCTCGACGCCAAGATCAACTGGCTGGTCTGCCGCGAGGTCTGCATTCCCGGTAAGGCCCATCTCGGCCTTAACCTCAACGTCGTCGCCGGAGATGGCACAAGCTCTGCTCCAGCCGAGCCCGTCGGCGCAGTCGGCGAAGCCCTCGGTCTCATCCCCAAGCCGCTCCCAGCCGACGCCAAGCTCACCATCACCGGCGGCAAAACCGACTTCGTCCTGAACCTCGTCACTGGCGGCCGCGAGACCAACGCCGAGTTCTATCCCTCCGATCAGGACCAGATCGCCAACGCCGCCCCACAGCAGATCGAGCCCACCTCAGACGGTGTTCGCCTCCGAGTCCGCCGCTCCGAAGACCTCAAAACCCTCCCCGCTCAACTCCACGGCGTCCTCAAGCTCTCCGACACCGACGCCTACGAGATCACCGCCCCCGTCACCCCAGGCGAAGTCGCTGCTGCACCCGGCAGCAAACTCCCTGGAGCACCGGCCACCAGCAGCGTCACCACGCTCAGCGCCATCGGCCTCGCCTTCGTAGGCGGCATCATCCTCAACCTGATGCCCTGTGTCTTCCCGGTCCTCTTCCTCAAGGGCCTCGCCCTCGTGCAGTCCTCCGGCGAAGAGCGCAGCCGCCTCCGCAGCCACGGCATCGTCTATACCCTCGGCATCCTGGTCTCCTTCTGGATCATCGTCGCCGCACTCCTCATCCTCCGAGCCACCGGCACCCAGGCGGGATGGGGCTTCCAGCTACAATCCCCAACCTTCATCGCCGTCCTCGCCGCAGGCCTCTTCTTCTTCGCCCTCTCGCTTGCCGGACAGTTCGACCTCGGCCTCTCCCTCACCAGCGTAGGCGGTGGCCTCGCGCAGAAGCAGGGCTACACCGGCAGCTTCTTCACCGGAGTCCTCGCCACCATCGTCGCCACGCCCTGCACCGCGCCGCTCATGGGAGCAGCCATCGGCTTTGCCCTCGCCCAACCCGCCGGAGTCACCTTCGCCGTCTTCACCGCCCTTGGCCTCGGCCTCGCCACACCCTATCTCCTCCTCAGCTTCCAACCCGCCTGGACCCGCATCCTCCCTCGTCCCGGCGCATGGATGGAGATACTCAAGCAGCTCACCGCCGTCCCGCTCTTCGGCACCGCCATCTGGCTCGCCTGGGTCTATGGCAACCTCCACAGCGGCAACAGTCAGGGTGTCGATCACGTCGCCCGTCTTCTCTGGTGCTTCCTCGCCCTGGCCATCGCAGGTTGGGCTCTCGGCAAGTGGCCCGCAAGCTGGAAGAGCGCCATCGCAGCACTCCTGATCGCCGCCCTAGGCCTTGCCATCCCTCTCTATCAACCGAAGGACACCACGCTAGTCTGGGCCCCTTACTCGCAACAAGCCCTCGATCAGGCCCGCGCCGCCGGGCATCCCGTCTTCATCGACTTCACCGCCGCCTGGTGCCTCAGCTGCCAGGTCAACGAGCGCGTCGTCCTCAAATCCGCCGAAGTCCAGCACGAGTTCAACAAGAACAAAGTCACTCTCCTCAAAGCCGACTGGACCCAGTACGACCCCGAGATCACCAAACAGCTCGCCTCGGTCAACCGCAGCGGCGTCCCCACCTACGTCATCTATCCCGCGATGAAGAACTCCTCCGCTGACGTCCTCCCCGAGCTCCTCACCAAAGACATCGTCCTCACCGCCCTCGAAAAGGACGTAAGCCGCTAG
- a CDS encoding VOC family protein, which produces MESYPPLIPYLVVRDAAAAIEFYKTALGAMEIVRHQMPESTKITHAHLVISDGSIVLSDDFPEMRGGKASTPEALGGSPVTIHLQMADVDSFWERAVAGGVTVTMPLADQFWGDRYGQFEDPFGHKWSVGQTKVSLSEEQLKEAARVWFKI; this is translated from the coding sequence TTGGAATCGTATCCTCCGCTTATTCCGTATCTGGTTGTTCGCGACGCCGCGGCTGCGATCGAGTTTTACAAGACTGCCCTGGGGGCGATGGAGATCGTGCGGCATCAGATGCCGGAGTCGACCAAAATTACCCATGCTCATCTTGTGATCAGTGATGGAAGCATCGTGCTTTCGGATGATTTCCCCGAGATGAGGGGAGGCAAGGCGTCGACGCCAGAGGCGCTGGGCGGCTCCCCGGTGACGATTCATCTGCAGATGGCCGATGTGGACAGCTTCTGGGAGCGGGCGGTTGCGGGAGGCGTAACTGTAACGATGCCGCTGGCCGATCAGTTCTGGGGGGACCGCTACGGACAGTTCGAAGACCCGTTCGGACATAAGTGGTCGGTGGGGCAGACGAAGGTCTCGTTGAGCGAAGAGCAGCTGAAAGAGGCCGCGAGGGTGTGGTTCAAAATCTAG
- a CDS encoding replication-associated recombination protein A codes for MSLFDTSPVRAAAERGLRAAPLAERMRPRTLAEYVGQDHLLGPGKPLRLAIEGDDPTSMIFWGPPGTGKTTLAKIIAQMTQASFIEFSAVMSGIKEIKNVMVEAEKAASFGSRTILFVDEIHRFNKAQQDAFLPYVERGTIRLIGATTENPSFEINAALLSRCRVYTLVALTEEQVVGLLQRALTDVEHGLGASGVEADEEALATIASYSSGDARNALNALDVAGKLAVSLEPGGRGEKLITKALAAEALQRRVLLYDKKGEQHYDIISALHKSVRNSDPDAAMYWLGRMLEAGEDPMYCARRIVRMAVEDIGLAAPEALNLCLSARDAMHFLGHPEGELALAQAVVYLALAPKSNAVYTAYGAVKADIEATAAEPVPLHLRNAPTKLMKSLDYGKDYQYAHDVEGRVADMECLPAGLAGRRYYHPTNEGREKLLAQRMEEISRIVSQNRGRKWEP; via the coding sequence ATGAGTTTGTTTGACACTTCGCCGGTGAGGGCTGCTGCGGAACGTGGGCTGCGTGCGGCACCGTTAGCGGAGAGGATGCGGCCGCGGACTCTTGCGGAGTATGTGGGACAGGATCATTTGCTGGGGCCGGGCAAGCCGCTGCGGCTGGCGATTGAGGGAGATGATCCGACGTCGATGATTTTTTGGGGGCCTCCGGGGACTGGGAAGACTACGCTGGCGAAGATTATTGCGCAGATGACGCAGGCTAGTTTTATCGAGTTCTCCGCGGTGATGAGTGGGATCAAAGAGATTAAGAACGTGATGGTGGAGGCGGAGAAGGCGGCGAGCTTCGGGTCGCGAACGATTTTGTTTGTGGATGAGATTCATCGGTTCAACAAAGCACAGCAGGATGCGTTTCTGCCGTATGTGGAGCGGGGGACGATTCGGCTGATCGGGGCTACGACGGAGAATCCTTCGTTTGAGATTAATGCCGCGCTGCTGTCGCGATGCAGGGTCTATACGCTGGTGGCGTTGACTGAAGAGCAGGTGGTGGGGCTGCTGCAGCGGGCGCTGACGGATGTTGAGCACGGGCTTGGAGCGAGTGGCGTTGAGGCGGACGAGGAGGCATTGGCTACGATTGCTTCTTATTCGAGTGGGGATGCTCGGAATGCTCTGAATGCACTGGATGTGGCGGGGAAGCTGGCTGTCTCTCTAGAACCGGGAGGGCGTGGGGAGAAGCTGATTACAAAGGCGCTGGCTGCGGAGGCTCTGCAGCGGCGCGTGTTGCTGTATGACAAGAAGGGCGAGCAGCACTACGACATTATCTCGGCGCTGCATAAGAGTGTGAGGAACTCGGACCCGGATGCGGCGATGTATTGGTTGGGACGGATGCTGGAGGCGGGGGAAGACCCGATGTACTGCGCACGGCGGATTGTGCGGATGGCGGTGGAGGATATTGGACTGGCGGCTCCGGAGGCTTTGAATCTTTGCCTCAGCGCGCGGGATGCGATGCACTTTCTGGGGCATCCGGAGGGTGAGCTGGCGTTGGCGCAGGCGGTGGTTTATCTGGCTCTCGCGCCGAAGTCGAATGCGGTTTATACAGCTTATGGTGCAGTGAAGGCGGATATTGAAGCGACGGCTGCGGAGCCGGTGCCGCTGCATCTGCGAAATGCTCCGACGAAGCTGATGAAGTCGCTCGACTATGGCAAGGACTATCAGTACGCGCATGATGTAGAGGGTCGCGTGGCGGATATGGAGTGTCTGCCGGCGGGGTTGGCGGGACGGCGCTACTATCATCCGACAAATGAAGGGCGAGAGAAGCTGTTGGCGCAGCGGATGGAGGAGATTTCACGGATCGTTTCACAGAACAGGGGACGAAAGTGGGAGCCGTAA
- a CDS encoding TrmH family RNA methyltransferase, with product MQTSELVVSSRANARVKQLRAAFQGHARLSGGMVAIEGDHLLEEALRSGMVLKTVFVSERRTVPGIVPRGVEVVRLTEEVFGSVVETQSPQGVAALMVPPVRVLADLFEGVGAALILIAVGVQDPGNLGTLVRSAEAFGANGVLTTAGTVSAWNQKALRASVGSVFRVPVVGVTAAEVAELKGLGVRLIAAVGAEDSGVVAAREMDFSAACAVMIGNEGSGLAADWLEMCDERVTIPCPGPVESLNAAVAGSLLLYEASRQRVNAGL from the coding sequence ATGCAGACTTCGGAGTTGGTGGTTTCGAGCAGGGCGAATGCGCGGGTGAAGCAACTGCGGGCGGCGTTTCAGGGCCATGCGCGGTTGAGTGGCGGGATGGTCGCGATTGAGGGAGATCATCTGCTGGAAGAGGCTCTGCGGAGTGGGATGGTGCTGAAGACAGTGTTTGTGAGTGAGCGGCGGACGGTGCCGGGGATTGTGCCGCGTGGGGTGGAGGTGGTGCGGCTGACGGAGGAGGTGTTTGGGAGTGTGGTGGAGACACAATCGCCGCAGGGGGTGGCGGCTTTGATGGTGCCTCCGGTGAGGGTTTTGGCGGATTTGTTTGAGGGGGTGGGCGCGGCTTTGATTTTGATTGCGGTAGGGGTTCAGGATCCGGGGAATCTGGGGACGCTGGTGCGGTCGGCGGAGGCGTTTGGGGCTAATGGAGTGCTGACTACGGCGGGGACGGTGAGTGCGTGGAACCAGAAGGCTCTGCGGGCCAGTGTGGGGAGTGTGTTTCGTGTGCCGGTGGTTGGGGTAACGGCTGCTGAGGTTGCGGAGTTGAAAGGGCTAGGGGTTCGGTTGATTGCTGCTGTGGGGGCGGAGGATTCTGGTGTGGTTGCGGCGCGGGAGATGGATTTTTCTGCTGCTTGCGCGGTGATGATTGGGAATGAAGGGAGTGGGTTGGCAGCGGACTGGTTGGAGATGTGTGATGAGCGGGTGACGATTCCCTGCCCTGGGCCGGTGGAGAGCTTGAATGCTGCGGTGGCTGGGAGTCTGTTGTTGTATGAGGCGAGTCGGCAACGGGTAAATGCTGGATTGTGA
- a CDS encoding L-threonylcarbamoyladenylate synthase, which produces MTAETLRIHPDEPEPALIDYVVASLNNGNVVALPTDTFYGLAVDPVNLQAVDRIYDLKARARHKPLSLLIAEVAQAYELARQLDSAFDRLAEKFWPGPLTIVVKAGSKLPLRVTANTGNLALRVPEAAIPRAVVTRLGLPITATSANLAGHPECAYAIGVREQLGDKIPLIVDGGPTARTTATTIVDLSGGGNSWMILREGAIPTHEIALALQH; this is translated from the coding sequence TTGACGGCCGAAACACTCCGTATCCATCCCGACGAGCCAGAACCAGCGCTCATCGATTACGTCGTCGCCAGCCTCAACAACGGCAACGTCGTCGCCCTCCCCACCGACACCTTCTACGGCCTCGCCGTCGATCCCGTCAACCTCCAGGCCGTCGACCGCATCTACGACCTCAAAGCCCGCGCCCGCCACAAGCCTCTCTCTCTCCTCATCGCCGAGGTAGCCCAAGCCTACGAGCTAGCCCGTCAGCTCGACTCTGCCTTCGACCGCCTAGCCGAAAAGTTCTGGCCCGGCCCACTCACCATCGTCGTCAAAGCCGGCTCCAAGCTCCCCCTCCGCGTCACCGCCAACACCGGCAACCTCGCCCTCCGCGTCCCCGAAGCCGCCATCCCCCGCGCCGTCGTCACCCGCCTGGGCCTGCCCATCACCGCCACCTCCGCCAACCTCGCCGGCCACCCCGAGTGCGCCTACGCCATCGGAGTCCGCGAGCAACTCGGCGACAAGATCCCCCTCATCGTCGACGGCGGCCCCACTGCCCGTACCACCGCCACCACCATCGTCGATCTCTCCGGCGGCGGCAACTCCTGGATGATCCTCCGCGAAGGGGCCATCCCTACCCACGAGATCGCCCTCGCCCTCCAGCACTGA
- a CDS encoding YdcF family protein, translated as MIAPQSNLRSRSTSRGLLRRLLALVLIIATAWCIWVYVQIDAVASQDNAQPADAIAVFGAAEYLGHPSPVLHARLDHAVELYRKQIAPLVITLGGGTDKDSGNTEGGVGRDYLLANGIPFANIIAETQSIDTEQQVHRLAAIAHENNLHHIVVVSDGTHLFRIRQLCQDAGLDVYTSPRPSLGHISNYDLFMRYVHEIISYTALRLNINVAFLHSWLEGKPDV; from the coding sequence ATGATCGCGCCTCAATCCAATCTGCGCAGCCGAAGCACCAGCAGGGGCCTCCTCCGCCGCCTTCTCGCGCTGGTTCTCATCATCGCCACGGCCTGGTGCATCTGGGTCTACGTGCAGATCGACGCCGTCGCCAGCCAGGACAACGCCCAACCCGCCGACGCCATCGCCGTCTTCGGCGCAGCCGAGTACCTTGGCCATCCTTCGCCCGTCCTCCACGCCCGCCTCGACCACGCCGTAGAGCTCTACCGCAAACAGATCGCCCCGCTCGTCATCACCCTCGGCGGCGGTACCGATAAGGACTCCGGCAACACCGAAGGCGGAGTAGGCCGCGACTACCTCCTCGCCAACGGCATCCCCTTCGCCAACATCATCGCCGAAACCCAGTCCATCGACACCGAGCAGCAGGTCCATCGCCTCGCCGCCATCGCCCACGAGAACAATCTCCACCACATCGTCGTCGTCTCCGACGGTACCCATCTCTTCCGCATCCGCCAGCTCTGTCAGGACGCCGGCCTCGACGTCTACACCTCGCCCCGCCCCTCACTCGGCCACATCAGTAACTACGACCTCTTCATGCGCTACGTCCACGAGATCATCAGCTACACCGCCCTCCGCCTCAACATCAACGTAGCCTTCCTGCACAGCTGGCTCGAAGGCAAACCCGACGTCTAG
- a CDS encoding DUF92 domain-containing protein: MGEEIQGSARDTQRDAHWAKAIPRARDRWQSRWLVGVVAPLLVVGAVKVCVSTVGGGSMQSLLFPVGFSMGFAGLVWMLRSATLPAAGVGLLVCLITALVVRVPGGGLGFFARPALCALIALFVLTFVATRFGRRRKEARGLAEARSGRRASQVVANLGVAALCAAVGWYGGCLAALAEATADTVSSEIGQALGGPTWLITKFRRVPAGRDGGVSFAGSLGGVMGAGVVVMAGSLGFASWREGAVVFGAACAGLVFDSVLGATVEERGWLGNDLVNFFSTLFAVATWAVWKMIFG, encoded by the coding sequence ATGGGCGAGGAAATACAGGGATCAGCGAGAGATACGCAGAGAGATGCGCACTGGGCAAAGGCGATTCCGCGGGCTCGGGACCGCTGGCAGTCGAGGTGGCTGGTCGGGGTGGTGGCTCCTCTGCTGGTGGTGGGGGCGGTAAAAGTTTGCGTTTCGACGGTTGGGGGAGGGTCGATGCAGTCGCTTCTCTTCCCTGTCGGGTTCAGCATGGGATTCGCCGGGTTGGTGTGGATGTTGCGATCGGCTACGCTGCCGGCGGCCGGGGTGGGACTGCTGGTGTGCTTGATTACAGCACTGGTGGTGAGAGTGCCGGGCGGCGGCCTGGGATTTTTTGCGAGGCCTGCGCTGTGTGCTTTGATTGCGCTGTTTGTGCTCACCTTCGTTGCGACTCGATTTGGCAGGCGCAGGAAAGAGGCGCGCGGTCTGGCGGAGGCTCGGAGCGGAAGGCGCGCTTCGCAGGTGGTGGCGAACCTTGGAGTAGCGGCGTTGTGCGCGGCGGTGGGGTGGTATGGAGGGTGCCTTGCAGCGCTGGCGGAGGCTACGGCGGATACGGTGTCCTCCGAGATTGGGCAGGCGCTGGGTGGGCCGACGTGGTTGATCACGAAGTTTAGACGGGTGCCTGCGGGAAGAGATGGAGGAGTGAGTTTTGCGGGGAGTTTAGGTGGGGTGATGGGTGCGGGCGTGGTGGTGATGGCGGGATCGCTTGGGTTTGCGAGTTGGAGAGAGGGTGCCGTTGTGTTCGGCGCTGCTTGCGCTGGCCTGGTGTTTGATAGTGTGCTGGGAGCGACAGTGGAGGAGCGCGGGTGGCTGGGGAATGATCTGGTTAATTTCTTTTCGACACTGTTTGCGGTGGCGACATGGGCTGTTTGGAAGATGATCTTTGGGTAA
- a CDS encoding YncE family protein, with amino-acid sequence MHLASIEAKGITQSRPHRRPVRSATQALRAALSFAAVAAVMASVTGCGNNYRPVVSAINPVGPAAQPQKFAVAISSTGTPANPITGAPAVPQPGLLTFVDFAGDTILITANVGVDPYYLILNGGTTTTSTANTGYTLNSDHTFTSFSIDTSLLTSQILQTTLLPGANPVAILPEGVNTYVTDPTDTPGQGNISQFTGAPLALRQQLAIPPAYTPVYTVGIASAPRVYALSASLPPGAPGLASTIEVASNTLDPTPIPVGVNPVYGVMTADAKRAFVLNQGDGTVSVINAQTNALDTVPVGATNPITVGTSPLWADFAPVRNEVVVVNAGDGVNPGSLSIISIPLCSATAQVGNPNCDLNNPVDAIGFGTVVATVPVGVNPVMVGVLQDTTNSRAYVINSGNKDLACAAPGAPITATTTGCTLSVINLNTNTVIATIPLPLSINVDAATPFKNGHPNYIAVTSGTPTGKVYVVSPDSNFMTVIRTDTDAIDTTVPLQGGGVAVRVTQP; translated from the coding sequence TTGCACTTAGCAAGTATCGAAGCAAAAGGAATCACCCAGTCGCGGCCACACCGGCGCCCAGTCAGGTCTGCAACTCAGGCACTCCGCGCTGCACTCAGCTTCGCAGCGGTCGCCGCCGTTATGGCCTCAGTCACCGGATGCGGCAACAACTACCGCCCCGTCGTCAGTGCCATCAACCCTGTCGGCCCCGCCGCTCAGCCGCAAAAGTTCGCCGTAGCCATCTCCAGCACCGGCACGCCGGCTAATCCAATCACGGGTGCCCCGGCCGTTCCCCAGCCAGGTCTGCTGACCTTCGTCGACTTCGCTGGAGACACCATCCTCATCACGGCCAACGTAGGTGTCGACCCCTACTACCTCATCCTCAACGGCGGCACCACAACCACCTCAACCGCCAACACCGGATACACGCTCAACAGCGACCACACCTTCACCAGCTTCAGTATCGACACCAGCCTGCTTACCAGTCAGATCCTCCAGACCACGTTGCTCCCCGGTGCTAACCCGGTGGCCATCCTTCCGGAAGGCGTCAACACCTACGTTACAGACCCGACAGACACTCCCGGACAGGGAAACATCTCGCAGTTCACCGGCGCCCCCCTCGCGCTCCGGCAGCAACTCGCCATCCCTCCGGCCTACACGCCGGTCTATACCGTCGGCATCGCCAGCGCCCCACGCGTCTACGCTCTCAGCGCGAGCCTTCCCCCAGGCGCTCCCGGCTTGGCCAGCACCATCGAAGTAGCCAGCAATACCCTCGACCCAACACCGATTCCAGTAGGCGTCAATCCCGTCTACGGTGTTATGACTGCCGACGCCAAGCGCGCCTTCGTTCTCAATCAGGGCGACGGCACTGTCTCGGTCATCAACGCTCAGACCAACGCACTCGACACTGTTCCCGTCGGCGCCACCAACCCCATTACCGTCGGCACCTCGCCGCTCTGGGCAGACTTCGCGCCGGTTCGTAATGAGGTGGTCGTCGTCAACGCAGGCGATGGCGTCAACCCGGGCTCACTCAGCATCATCAGCATCCCCCTCTGCTCGGCGACCGCCCAGGTCGGCAACCCCAACTGCGACCTCAATAATCCCGTCGACGCCATCGGCTTTGGCACCGTCGTCGCGACCGTTCCAGTTGGCGTCAATCCGGTCATGGTCGGCGTCCTGCAGGACACCACCAACAGCCGCGCCTACGTCATCAACAGCGGCAATAAGGATCTCGCATGCGCGGCACCAGGCGCGCCCATCACGGCCACCACCACCGGTTGCACTCTCTCGGTAATCAACCTCAACACCAACACCGTCATCGCTACCATCCCACTTCCTCTCAGCATCAACGTCGATGCAGCAACACCATTCAAAAACGGCCATCCGAACTACATTGCTGTTACCAGCGGCACACCCACCGGCAAGGTCTATGTCGTATCGCCAGACTCGAACTTCATGACCGTCATCCGCACCGATACGGACGCCATCGACACCACCGTCCCCTTGCAGGGCGGAGGCGTAGCTGTTCGCGTCACCCAACCCTAG